A stretch of the Acidilobus sp. 7A genome encodes the following:
- a CDS encoding DNA topoisomerase VI subunit B, which produces MAEKSEANIAKEKFSEISVAEFFSKNKELAGFSNPTRALYQSVREMTENALDATDSHGILPEVRIYIREVEPATEERPAKYEVTVEDNGIGVPKTVMPQAFGKVLFSSKYVIRQTRGMYGLGVKAVVLYSQTTTGSPITVISSQEDSNFIYYQKIKIDVKRNEPIIVEDGQFDKRSLWHGTAVTAIVEGDWNRAKQKIVEYVRRTAVIAPYAELWLFTPEGEVYFFPRATKRLPKPPREAKPHPHGVDLEQVKSMLLSTRAETLLDFLKEEFQGIGDKTASEFLKHVGLKPDANPKTLLKKENSKELEALATALRSYKGFKGPRSDFLSPIGEELIELGLTRMFKPEWVKAVTRPARAYQGHPFIVEVGIAYGGAIEPQEEPILLRFANKIPLLYEEKEDVSYKVLSNIDWGRYGVKEPYQLAVLVHVASTKVPYKGVGKESISEIPELESEIRNGIHEVVRSLRIYITRKAREELAKEKIVSIAKYIPEVARSLAVLSSPPDKVDKYKDLEPKIVDILMTKVASSIEMPKIDGRQEDPRAIVNRVIKGITVEEVS; this is translated from the coding sequence TTGGCAGAGAAGAGCGAAGCCAACATCGCGAAGGAGAAGTTCTCAGAGATAAGCGTAGCTGAGTTCTTCTCTAAGAACAAGGAGCTGGCGGGCTTCTCCAACCCGACAAGGGCCCTGTACCAGTCTGTGAGAGAGATGACAGAAAACGCTCTTGACGCCACCGACTCCCACGGCATACTGCCCGAGGTCAGAATCTACATAAGAGAAGTGGAACCTGCGACAGAGGAGAGGCCCGCCAAGTACGAGGTGACTGTAGAGGACAACGGCATAGGTGTGCCTAAGACTGTCATGCCGCAGGCCTTCGGCAAGGTCCTCTTTAGCAGCAAGTATGTTATAAGGCAGACGAGGGGCATGTACGGCCTAGGCGTTAAGGCGGTAGTGCTTTACTCGCAGACTACGACGGGTTCTCCAATAACCGTAATTAGCTCTCAGGAGGATAGCAACTTCATTTACTATCAGAAGATTAAGATAGACGTTAAACGAAACGAGCCGATAATAGTAGAGGACGGACAGTTCGACAAAAGAAGCTTATGGCACGGCACGGCGGTAACAGCTATCGTTGAGGGCGATTGGAACAGGGCGAAGCAGAAGATAGTGGAGTACGTGAGGCGTACAGCTGTAATAGCACCTTACGCAGAGCTGTGGCTCTTCACGCCTGAGGGCGAAGTATACTTCTTCCCAAGGGCTACTAAGAGGCTGCCAAAGCCCCCCAGGGAGGCTAAGCCCCACCCACACGGAGTTGACCTAGAGCAGGTCAAAAGCATGCTTCTCTCCACAAGAGCGGAGACGCTGCTCGACTTCCTAAAGGAGGAGTTCCAGGGCATAGGCGACAAGACCGCATCGGAGTTCTTAAAGCATGTAGGCCTGAAGCCCGACGCTAACCCAAAGACCTTACTTAAGAAAGAGAATAGCAAGGAGCTTGAGGCCCTGGCGACGGCCCTGAGGAGCTACAAGGGCTTTAAAGGACCTAGGAGCGACTTCCTGAGCCCCATAGGGGAGGAGCTCATAGAGCTCGGCCTCACGAGGATGTTTAAGCCTGAGTGGGTTAAGGCTGTGACAAGGCCCGCCAGGGCCTACCAGGGCCACCCGTTCATAGTTGAGGTTGGTATAGCCTATGGGGGCGCTATAGAGCCGCAGGAGGAGCCCATATTACTGAGGTTCGCTAACAAGATACCACTGCTCTACGAGGAGAAGGAGGACGTGTCTTACAAGGTCCTCTCTAACATAGACTGGGGCAGGTACGGCGTCAAAGAGCCATACCAACTGGCAGTGCTAGTCCATGTGGCTAGCACTAAGGTGCCCTACAAGGGTGTTGGAAAGGAAAGCATCAGCGAGATCCCAGAGCTTGAAAGCGAGATAAGGAACGGCATACATGAGGTTGTGAGGAGCCTAAGGATTTACATCACACGTAAGGCGAGGGAGGAGCTGGCTAAGGAGAAGATAGTTAGCATAGCGAAGTACATACCTGAGGTCGCGAGGAGCCTGGCGGTACTGAGCTCGCCCCCAGACAAGGTTGACAAGTATAAGGACTTGGAGCCTAAGATCGTTGACATTCTGATGACAAAGGTAGCGTCATCTATAGAGATGCCCAAGATAGACGGCAGACAGGAAGATCCGCGTGCCATAGTTAACAGGGTTATCAAGGGCATTACTGTGGAGGAGGTGAGCTGA
- a CDS encoding DNA topoisomerase IV subunit A, with protein sequence MSAPPQDKVDIEARRRGAEVIYKTFAQLLEQMERGHDPKLVIPKRTLANTVFDPEKGILKLGVSKLERKFLDMNEARRFMQTLVMAANVYRALIENEYPTIRDLYYRGKHTIVYHDLEGRAKEENTWDEQAESDAALRDLEVMLGLLREDLMILSKEKGKVVGNMRIRSGNDVIDLSKLGHGAYAIESTPDLIEFLDVDAEFVLVVEKDAVFQQLHRVGFWQKYKSILVTGAGQPDRATRRFVRRLNEELQLPVYVLTDSDPYGWYIYSVFKVGSIQLSYESERLATPRAKFLGVSMSDIFGYGRKKPYLTEEERRNYIIKAKDLDIRRAKELMNYSWFRTPLWKREIDMFLDKKAKLEIEAMASKGLKFLAFQYLPEKIRTHDWIE encoded by the coding sequence GTGTCAGCGCCACCTCAGGACAAAGTTGACATTGAGGCTAGGAGGAGGGGCGCAGAGGTAATATACAAGACCTTCGCTCAGCTCCTTGAACAAATGGAAAGAGGTCATGACCCAAAGCTTGTCATACCTAAGAGGACCCTTGCTAACACGGTCTTTGACCCAGAGAAGGGCATCCTGAAGCTTGGCGTCTCAAAGCTCGAGAGGAAGTTCCTTGACATGAATGAGGCCAGGAGGTTCATGCAGACCCTTGTAATGGCTGCAAACGTCTACAGGGCTCTCATAGAGAATGAGTACCCAACCATAAGGGACCTGTACTACAGGGGCAAGCACACCATAGTTTACCATGACCTGGAGGGGAGAGCTAAGGAGGAGAACACTTGGGACGAACAGGCGGAGAGCGACGCGGCCCTCAGAGACCTTGAGGTGATGCTGGGGCTACTCAGGGAGGACCTAATGATACTGAGCAAGGAGAAGGGAAAGGTTGTGGGCAACATGAGGATAAGGAGCGGTAACGATGTCATAGACCTCTCCAAGCTTGGCCACGGAGCTTATGCCATAGAGTCCACACCGGACCTAATAGAGTTCCTTGACGTTGATGCCGAGTTTGTACTTGTAGTTGAGAAGGACGCTGTCTTCCAGCAGCTCCACAGGGTAGGCTTCTGGCAGAAGTACAAGTCCATACTAGTAACTGGCGCCGGCCAGCCTGACAGGGCCACTAGGAGGTTTGTGAGGAGGCTGAACGAGGAGCTTCAGCTACCGGTCTACGTCCTAACGGACAGTGACCCTTATGGATGGTACATCTACAGTGTCTTCAAGGTTGGGAGCATACAGCTGAGCTATGAAAGCGAGAGGCTCGCGACGCCCAGGGCCAAATTCCTCGGGGTCTCTATGAGTGATATCTTCGGCTACGGAAGGAAGAAGCCCTACCTGACCGAGGAGGAGAGGAGGAACTACATAATAAAGGCCAAGGACCTTGACATAAGGAGGGCTAAGGAGCTCATGAACTACTCGTGGTTCCGGACACCGCTGTGGAAGAGGGAGATAGACATGTTCTTGGATAAGAAGGCCAAGCTGGAGATAGAGGCTATGGCAAGCAAGGGGCTGAAGTTCCTTGCGTTCCAGTACCTTCCTGAGAAGATACGGACGCATGACTGGATAGAGTGA
- a CDS encoding DNA polymerase sliding clamp produces MASIKATYPEGSRLKRLIAAMAKIGDEADFRFTSNDVTIWLFSPDKTVLSIAKMESSSFEEYSVDSDATLTVNISELHRVARRAARSDAIVMSYETGAEGLKVELQDKKTSLTRSFLVAATESPGETLREINMSPTARLVISAGDMEVLISDAKSIGDIVEFHAIDDKLEVTASSEGRSYTWTMQRGAPLQEISVDAEAKASYSTKSLYSSLRPLMTIAESVTLEFSTDYPLKVSLSLSGPEQVVVYVAPVQG; encoded by the coding sequence GTGGCATCCATAAAGGCTACATATCCTGAGGGCAGCAGGCTTAAGAGACTCATCGCCGCAATGGCAAAGATTGGCGACGAGGCAGACTTCAGGTTTACAAGCAACGACGTCACTATATGGCTCTTCAGCCCGGATAAGACCGTGCTTTCAATAGCTAAGATGGAGTCCTCCTCATTTGAGGAGTACAGCGTTGACTCTGACGCGACGCTCACCGTTAACATAAGCGAGCTTCACAGGGTGGCTAGAAGGGCCGCCAGAAGCGACGCGATAGTAATGAGCTATGAGACTGGGGCTGAGGGCCTAAAGGTTGAGCTTCAGGATAAGAAGACCTCGCTCACGAGGTCGTTCCTTGTCGCTGCTACAGAGTCACCTGGTGAGACTTTAAGGGAGATTAACATGAGCCCTACGGCTAGGCTCGTCATAAGCGCTGGCGACATGGAGGTATTGATATCAGACGCTAAGAGCATCGGTGATATTGTGGAGTTTCACGCTATAGATGATAAGCTTGAAGTGACGGCCTCCTCGGAGGGGAGAAGCTACACATGGACCATGCAGCGTGGGGCGCCTTTGCAAGAGATTAGCGTAGATGCCGAGGCTAAGGCGTCCTATAGCACTAAGTCCCTATACTCTTCACTCAGGCCGCTCATGACAATAGCCGAGAGCGTCACTCTGGAGTTCTCTACCGACTATCCGCTCAAGGTCTCGCTAAGCCTCTCCGGGCCTGAGCAGGTGGTTGTTTATGTGGCGCCTGTGCAGGGCTAA
- a CDS encoding 30S ribosomal protein S8, with protein MPFDTLSAHLSAIYNAELRGHREVILMPASKLTLSVLRVLQKEGYIGDFEYVDDGRWGKFRVTLLGHINKVGAIKPRTPVTYRELLRLPENLRRYLASRDLGYLIISTSQGVMTNKDAIQKRLGGILLAYVY; from the coding sequence ATGCCATTTGACACTCTATCGGCTCACCTGTCCGCGATCTATAACGCGGAGCTCAGGGGTCACAGAGAAGTTATCCTCATGCCTGCCTCGAAGCTGACGCTCTCGGTGCTGAGGGTCCTGCAGAAGGAGGGCTACATAGGTGACTTCGAATACGTAGACGACGGCAGGTGGGGCAAGTTCAGGGTCACATTGCTAGGCCACATAAACAAGGTAGGGGCCATTAAGCCGAGGACTCCGGTCACCTATAGGGAACTCCTCAGGCTGCCGGAGAACCTGAGGAGGTACCTGGCCAGCAGAGACCTAGGCTATCTAATAATATCTACAAGCCAGGGCGTTATGACTAACAAGGACGCAATTCAGAAGCGCTTGGGAGGCATACTATTAGCTTACGTCTACTAG
- a CDS encoding 30S ribosomal protein S14: MGKIKPPKAKVMGRGAQKCQRCGTRDAVIQKYGLYLCRHCFREIAYELGFNKYS, translated from the coding sequence ATGGGGAAGATAAAGCCACCTAAGGCAAAGGTGATGGGAAGAGGGGCTCAAAAGTGTCAGAGGTGCGGCACTCGCGACGCGGTGATTCAAAAGTATGGGCTATACCTCTGCCGCCACTGCTTCAGGGAGATAGCTTATGAGCTCGGCTTTAACAAATACTCGTGA
- a CDS encoding 50S ribosomal protein L5, with protein sequence MGQQVHAFTEDVVKKVLDEWQSNPMRKPRIAKVTVNIALGSAGERLVKVQGLLEQLTGQKPTLRKAKKTIRAFGIHRGENIAVAVTLRGQRAMDFLKRALEAVGHRINASSIDKFGNVCFGIPEYILLPGAKYDPEIGIVGMDVCLTIERPGYRVERRRRARSSIPLRHRVRPEETMVLLNKELGVTIV encoded by the coding sequence GTGGGCCAGCAGGTACATGCTTTCACGGAGGACGTGGTGAAGAAGGTCCTGGACGAGTGGCAGAGTAACCCTATGAGGAAGCCAAGGATAGCCAAGGTAACAGTTAACATAGCCCTTGGATCAGCCGGTGAGAGGCTAGTTAAGGTTCAGGGCCTCCTAGAGCAGCTCACAGGCCAGAAGCCGACCCTCAGGAAAGCTAAGAAGACGATAAGGGCCTTCGGAATTCACAGGGGTGAGAACATAGCCGTCGCCGTCACACTGCGCGGCCAGAGGGCCATGGACTTCCTTAAGAGGGCTTTAGAGGCCGTTGGCCACAGAATAAATGCCTCGAGCATTGACAAGTTTGGCAACGTATGCTTTGGCATACCCGAGTACATACTTCTCCCAGGCGCCAAGTACGACCCGGAGATAGGCATAGTTGGCATGGATGTGTGCCTGACCATAGAGAGGCCCGGGTACAGGGTTGAGAGAAGGAGGAGGGCCCGCTCATCTATACCTTTAAGGCACAGGGTGAGACCTGAGGAAACTATGGTGCTGCTGAACAAGGAGCTGGGAGTCACCATAGTGTGA
- a CDS encoding 30S ribosomal protein S4e gives MARMGGSRHFKALSAPPVQRVPRKVRPWTVKPSPGPHPADRSLPLLLIIRDVLKYAEAAREATKIIASGQVKVDGRVVRDYKFPVGVMDIVEFPSLGAYYRVLPDPTGTLKLAQISKEEASLKLLRVEGVTTLKGGHFQMHLSDGRNLLVKVQDPTKPGQLPYRPLDSLLIAVPSGEVKAYVEFKEGNLALVVWGRNMGRYGKIMSVTRGWGWERSVVTLQDSSGNTFETSLSNIYVVGTEKPLVTIA, from the coding sequence ATGGCTAGGATGGGTGGCTCTAGGCACTTCAAGGCTCTGAGCGCTCCACCTGTTCAGAGGGTGCCAAGGAAGGTAAGGCCCTGGACTGTGAAGCCCTCGCCGGGCCCGCACCCGGCCGACAGAAGCTTGCCATTGCTCTTGATAATAAGGGACGTCCTCAAGTATGCAGAGGCCGCCAGAGAGGCCACCAAGATAATAGCTTCCGGCCAGGTTAAGGTTGACGGAAGGGTTGTAAGGGACTACAAGTTCCCGGTCGGAGTTATGGATATTGTGGAGTTCCCCTCGCTGGGCGCCTACTACCGCGTGCTTCCAGACCCGACTGGGACCCTGAAGCTGGCTCAGATAAGCAAGGAGGAGGCGTCACTCAAGCTCCTTAGGGTTGAAGGGGTCACCACGCTTAAGGGCGGGCACTTCCAGATGCACCTCAGTGATGGGAGGAATCTGCTCGTCAAGGTGCAGGACCCCACCAAGCCGGGCCAACTACCCTACAGGCCCCTCGACTCCCTGCTAATAGCGGTGCCAAGCGGTGAGGTCAAGGCTTACGTTGAGTTCAAGGAGGGTAACCTGGCGCTGGTCGTGTGGGGCAGGAACATGGGAAGATATGGTAAGATCATGTCAGTGACCAGGGGGTGGGGATGGGAGAGGAGCGTGGTCACGCTACAGGACTCCTCAGGCAACACGTTTGAGACCTCACTGTCCAACATATATGTCGTCGGAACAGAGAAGCCCTTGGTCACAATAGCTTAG
- the rplX gene encoding 50S ribosomal protein L24, whose product MASQQARKQRKFLLNAPMHFRHKQASVHLSKELRDKLGVRSLPVRVGDKVMVIKGDRKGRSGKVAEVDLKGPWVKIEGITRKKADGTEVLVKFRPWNLIITDLNMKDPWRKKIIERRGGAAQAVEQPATQTQEGGAK is encoded by the coding sequence GTGGCAAGCCAACAGGCTAGGAAGCAGCGCAAGTTCCTCCTCAACGCGCCCATGCACTTTAGGCACAAGCAGGCTTCGGTACACCTTAGCAAGGAGCTTAGGGACAAGCTGGGCGTAAGATCCCTTCCTGTTCGCGTTGGAGACAAGGTAATGGTAATTAAGGGTGACCGCAAGGGCAGGAGCGGCAAGGTTGCAGAGGTTGATCTTAAGGGGCCCTGGGTTAAGATAGAGGGCATAACTAGGAAGAAGGCCGATGGAACAGAGGTATTAGTCAAGTTCAGGCCGTGGAACCTAATAATAACAGACCTTAACATGAAGGACCCTTGGCGCAAAAAGATTATAGAGAGGAGAGGAGGCGCTGCTCAGGCTGTCGAGCAGCCTGCGACGCAGACGCAGGAGGGAGGTGCTAAGTAA
- a CDS encoding 50S ribosomal protein L14 — MVRRQKFTAILPRFGYSAGLQVGTYAFVADNSGAKEAMIVDVPGVKTRVRRLAAAGPGDMVIVTVKKGTPQVRKQISYAVVIRQKRPYRRPDGTWVSFSDNAVVLINQDGTPKGTEVRGPVAREAAERWPSISKLATIII; from the coding sequence TTGGTCAGGAGACAAAAGTTTACTGCAATCCTGCCACGCTTTGGGTACAGCGCAGGCCTCCAGGTTGGCACCTACGCCTTTGTAGCTGACAACAGCGGAGCTAAGGAGGCCATGATTGTTGACGTGCCAGGCGTTAAGACCAGGGTCAGGAGGCTCGCCGCCGCAGGGCCAGGCGACATGGTGATAGTAACTGTCAAGAAGGGCACGCCCCAGGTCAGGAAGCAGATAAGCTACGCAGTAGTGATAAGGCAGAAGAGACCATATAGGAGGCCAGACGGCACGTGGGTGTCGTTCTCCGACAACGCTGTTGTGCTAATAAACCAGGACGGGACACCCAAGGGCACTGAGGTCAGGGGCCCTGTGGCTAGGGAGGCGGCCGAAAGGTGGCCCTCGATATCAAAGCTGGCGACAATTATAATATGA
- a CDS encoding 30S ribosomal protein S17 — MPAQKALKALSVPGVKPPSTSCSDPNCPWHGSLRVRGVLLEGYVEKLRTKSTAVIRHEYLYYDNKFKRYEWRRTKKHAHVPPCIDIKPGDKVLIGETRPLSKTVKFVVLGRLEG, encoded by the coding sequence ATGCCAGCTCAGAAGGCATTAAAGGCTTTGAGTGTACCTGGAGTTAAACCGCCGTCTACCTCGTGTTCAGACCCGAACTGCCCATGGCATGGCTCCCTAAGGGTGCGCGGCGTTCTCCTAGAGGGTTACGTGGAGAAGCTGAGAACTAAGAGCACTGCTGTGATAAGGCATGAGTACCTGTACTATGACAATAAGTTTAAGAGGTATGAGTGGAGGAGAACTAAGAAGCACGCCCACGTACCTCCATGCATCGACATCAAGCCAGGTGACAAGGTTCTCATAGGCGAGACGAGGCCCCTCTCCAAGACCGTCAAGTTTGTAGTCTTAGGTAGGCTTGAGGGGTGA